A window of the Bacillota bacterium genome harbors these coding sequences:
- a CDS encoding GNAT family N-acetyltransferase — protein sequence MIKSLLKITAFLIAATMLLSLAALGYICTDFLHKKEKVAKNLISFFLKHYRKRGVNMVMLYPFNIPFYKKMGFGYAARMHQFRVKPEYFPKGDSKKNLRYVNEDYKDALLECYNRYVDRTNGMIEKRDVDIKNMFNENNTIVAYVKEDKILGYVVFYFRKVHPGYFFMHDMVVMEFVYDTREALIELCTFFNSQADQINRIIINTPEDDMFFFLGDPSNGNNDAFGNLLHEMCETAVGPMYRVVNVEGIFKELGCHSFGNLDIKLKITVKDSFLNENNGSTVIIFEKGGARISDNGAFDTEIVLDVSEFTSMLTGAVDFRTLYNFGLADISNVGHIDTVTELFSYGKKPKCTIYF from the coding sequence ATGATAAAAAGTTTATTAAAAATTACAGCTTTTCTTATCGCTGCCACGATGCTTTTGTCTTTGGCTGCATTAGGATATATATGTACGGATTTTCTACATAAAAAAGAGAAGGTGGCAAAAAATTTAATCTCCTTTTTTCTGAAGCATTACAGAAAAAGAGGAGTAAATATGGTGATGCTTTACCCTTTCAATATACCGTTTTACAAAAAAATGGGATTTGGATATGCAGCAAGGATGCATCAGTTCAGGGTAAAGCCCGAATACTTTCCTAAAGGGGATTCGAAAAAAAATTTAAGATACGTGAACGAGGATTATAAAGATGCGCTTCTGGAATGCTATAACAGATATGTCGATAGAACAAACGGGATGATTGAGAAAAGGGATGTGGATATTAAAAACATGTTCAATGAAAACAATACTATAGTGGCTTATGTAAAAGAAGACAAGATATTGGGCTATGTGGTTTTCTACTTCAGGAAGGTCCACCCCGGCTACTTTTTTATGCATGACATGGTAGTTATGGAATTTGTATATGATACAAGGGAAGCACTGATAGAGCTTTGCACTTTTTTCAATTCCCAGGCTGATCAGATCAACCGTATTATAATTAATACACCGGAGGATGACATGTTCTTTTTTTTAGGGGATCCTTCAAACGGCAACAACGACGCATTCGGCAACCTGCTTCACGAAATGTGTGAAACTGCGGTTGGACCAATGTACAGGGTAGTAAACGTTGAGGGTATTTTTAAAGAACTTGGCTGTCATAGCTTCGGCAACCTTGATATCAAGCTGAAAATCACCGTAAAAGATAGTTTTCTCAATGAAAACAACGGCAGTACGGTAATCATCTTTGAGAAAGGCGGGGCCAGGATATCGGACAATGGAGCTTTCGATACCGAAATCGTCCTTGACGTTTCGGAATTTACCTCGATGCTGACAGGAGCTGTTGACTTCAGGACATTATACAATTTCGGACTTGCCGACATTTCCAATGTTGGGCATATCGATACCGTTACAGAATTATTTTCGTACGGTAAAAAACCGAAGTGTACCATCTATTTCTGA
- a CDS encoding tRNA 2-thiocytidine(32) synthetase TtcA, whose product MQKRILGQVRRAIQDYNMIEEGDRIAVGVSGGKDSLTLLVALKYLQNFYPKKFELEAVTLTLGIGTVDFSPVQDLCKSLGINYTIENTIIGKIVFEALKEENPCSLCSNMRRGAFHNAAKKLGCNKVALGHNRDDVIETLILSMFYEGRIHTFSPVTYLSRKNIFVIRPLIYSEEKDIRSFIKSQGIVTIPSPCQITSTTKRNFIKNYLIEMQKEIPMVKDNIFGAIKRSCIEGWSLHGWKD is encoded by the coding sequence ATGCAAAAAAGGATATTGGGTCAGGTAAGAAGAGCGATCCAAGACTACAATATGATTGAAGAAGGAGATAGAATAGCTGTAGGTGTATCAGGAGGAAAGGACAGCCTCACCCTTTTGGTTGCACTGAAATATTTGCAGAATTTCTACCCAAAGAAATTTGAACTGGAGGCAGTAACCCTTACTCTGGGCATAGGTACGGTTGATTTTTCGCCGGTACAAGATTTGTGCAAGAGTCTAGGCATTAATTATACAATCGAGAATACAATTATAGGAAAAATTGTTTTTGAAGCATTAAAAGAGGAAAACCCATGTTCATTATGTTCTAATATGAGGCGGGGCGCCTTTCACAATGCAGCAAAAAAATTGGGCTGCAATAAGGTAGCTCTTGGACACAACAGGGATGATGTTATTGAAACATTAATACTAAGTATGTTTTATGAGGGACGGATACATACCTTTTCTCCCGTTACTTACCTTAGCCGTAAAAATATTTTTGTAATCAGACCTTTAATTTATTCTGAAGAAAAGGATATAAGAAGCTTTATAAAATCACAGGGTATTGTAACAATACCAAGCCCCTGCCAAATAACCAGCACTACAAAGCGTAACTTTATAAAGAATTATCTAATTGAAATGCAAAAAGAAATTCCTATGGTAAAAGACAACATTTTTGGTGCTATTAAGAGATCCTGCATAGAAGGATGGAGTTTACACGGATGGAAAGACTGA